In Raphanus sativus cultivar WK10039 chromosome 5, ASM80110v3, whole genome shotgun sequence, the following proteins share a genomic window:
- the LOC108862533 gene encoding peptidyl-prolyl cis-trans isomerase CYP21-4, whose amino-acid sequence MARIKPQALLNQSKKKKGPSRISISTIVVCNLVVAVVVLSLVTTYRHWSQRSRNTLETQSQSFEDTNAVSQQKNYDRPGYADISTSKGLITVELFKDASPEAVDKFLDLCKKDHFKGMPFQRVIKNYLVQAGHSSSSIPVEEWTAKGKLRGRLDTSPKHEAFMLGTPKNKGNKNKDFEILITTAPIPDLNDQLIVFGRVLKGEDVVQEIEEVDTDEHFQPKSQIGIISILLKREL is encoded by the exons ATGGCGAGGATAAAACCTCAGGCTCTGCTAAAtcaaagcaagaagaagaagggtccTAGTCGGATAAGTATTTCTACAATTGTCGTGTGTAATCTCGTAGTTGCTGTAGTTGTACTCTCCTTGGTCACTACTTATCGTCATTGGTCCCAgag GTCAAGAAACACACTTGAAACCCAGAGTCAGAGTTTTGAG GACACAAATGCTGTATCACAACAAAAGAATTACGATCGTCCTGGCTATGCC GATATAAGCACATCAAAAGGTCTCATAACTGTGGAACTCTTTAAAGATGCTTCTCCTGAAGCTGTCGACAAGTTTCTAGATCTGTG TAAAAAAGATCACTTCAAGGGAATGCCGTTTCAACGGGTTATAAAAAACTACTTGGTGCAAGCTGGTCACTCCTCGAGCTCTATACCTGTAGAAGAATGGACAGCTAAAGGAAAGCTCCGTGGTCGCCTTGACACAAG CCCAAAACATGAAGCATTCATGTTGGGGACACCAAAAAACAAAGGGAACAAGAATAAGGACTTCGAGATTCTGATCACAACGGCGCCAATCCCGGATCTGAATGATCAGCTTATAGTGTTCGGAAGAGTCCTTAAGGGAGAGGATGTAGTACAG GAGATTGAGGAAGTGGATACAGATGAGCATTTCCAGCCGAAATCGCAGATAGGGATCATTAGCATTCTACTTAAACGAGAATTATAA
- the LOC108805360 gene encoding aldehyde dehydrogenase 22A1, protein MAFWWPLIVLAFAYAICRFLLMLIPPNVPSIDVDASDVLAHGKETEENSFIYIPPRGRSQQSDKKVQCYEPATMKYLGYFPALSTSEVKERVALSRKAQKTWAQSSFKVRRQFLRILLKYIIEHQELICEVSSRDTGKTMVDASLGEIMTTCEKITWLLSEGERWLKPEHRSSGRAMLHKVSRVEFHPLGVIGAIVPWNYPFHNIFNPMLAAVFSGNGIVIKVSEHASWSGCFYFRIIQAALAAVGAPENLVDVITGFAETGEALVSSVDKMIFVGSTAVGKMIMRNAAETLTPVTLELGGKDAFIICEDADVSHVAQVAVRGTLQSSGQNCAGAERFYVHKDIYTAFITQVTKIVKSVSAGPPLTGRYDMGAICLQEHSENLQSLVNDALDKGAEIAVRGSFGHLGEDAVDQYFPPTVLINVNHTMKIMKEEAFGPIMPIMQFSTDEEVIKLANDSRYALGCAVFSGSQRRAKQIASQIQCGVAAINDFASNYMCQSLPFGGVKDSGFGRFAGIEGLRACCLVKSVVEDRFWPLIKTKIPKPIQYPVAENAFEFQEALVETLYGLNVWDRLRSLVDVLKFLTDQSSHVSRTRKSH, encoded by the exons ATGGCGTTCTGGTGGCCGCTGATCGTTCTCGCCTTCGCTTACGCGATCTGCAGATTCCTCCTCATGCTCATTCCTCCCAACGTTCCCTCCATTGACGTTGACGCATCCGATG TGTTGGCTCATGGAAAAGAAACGGAGGAGAATAGCTTCATTTAT ATTCCTCCAAGAGGAAGGAGCCAACAGTCTGACAAAAAAGTTCAGTGTTATGAACCTGCCACGATGAAGTATCTTGGATATTTCCCTGCTCTCTCTACTTCTGAG gTTAAGGAGCGAGTGGCACTGTCGAGGAAGGCTCAGAAAACATGGGCTCAAAGTAGCTTCAAGGTGAGAAGGCAGTTCTTGCGGATTCTTCTCAAGTACATCATTGAACACCAAGAGCTTATATGCGA AGTCTCGTCACGTGATACTGGAAAGACTATGGTTGATGCGTCCTTGGGAGAGATAATGACTACTTGTGAGAAAATCACTTGGCTTCTTTCGGAGGGCGAACGGTGGTTAAAGCCTGAACATCG gtctTCAGGAAGAGCTATGCTTCATAAAGTATCAAGAGTAGAGTTCCATCCCCTTGGTGTCATTGGAGCTATAGTCCCATGGAATTATCCCTTCCACAATATCTTCAACCCTATGCTGGCTGCAGTCTTCTCAGGGAATGGCATTGTTATTAAG GTTTCGGAACACGCTAGCTGGTCGGGATGCTTTTACTTCCGCATTATTCAAGCAGCGTTAGCTGCTGTTGGAGCACCTGAAAATCTAGTCGATGTTATAACAGG TTTTGCGGAGACCGGAGAAGCACTCGTCTCATCTGTTGATAAAATGATATTTGTTGGATCTACTGCTGTTGGCAAGATG ATAATGAGAAATGCGGCTGAGACATTGACACCTGTCACTCTTGAGCTTGGTGGAAAAGATGCATTTATCATATGTGAAGACGCCGATGTGTCCCAT GTTGCACAAGTGGCTGTAAGGGGCACTCTTCAGTCCAGCGGGCAAAACTGTGCAGGTGCTGAAAGATTTTATGTTCACAAAGACATATATACTGCATTCATTACCCAAGTAACCAAGATTGTGAAGTCCGTTTCTGCT GGTCCTCCTCTAACTGGGAGGTACGACATGGGTGCTATCTGTTTGCAAGAGCACTCTGAGAACCTACAGAGCCTAGTTAATGACGCCTTAGACAAAGGAGCAGAAATTGCCGTTCGTGGAAGCTTTGGTCATCTGGGCGAGGATGCAGTCGATCAGTATTTCCCTCCAACGGTTCTTATCAATGTTAATCACACCATGAAGATAATGAAAGAAGAG GCCTTTGGGCCTATAATGCCGATCATGCAATTCAGCACCGATGAAGAGGTCATCAAGCTGGCGAACGATTCACGTTATGCGCTCGGCTGTGCTGTTTTTTCAGGAAGCCAGCGCCGAGCAAAACAAATTGCTTCTCAAATTCAGTGCGGCGTTGCTGCAATCAACGACTTTGCATCGAACTACATGTGCCAG TCGCTCCCGTTCGGAGGTGTAAAGGATAGCGGGTTTGGACGGTTTGCTGGCATAGAAGGTTTAAGAGCTTGCTGTCTAGTGAAATCCGTGGTCGAGGATAGATTTTGGCCACTCATCAAAACCAAGATTCCAAAACCTATTCAG TACCCGGTAGCAGAAAACGCATTTGAATTCCAGGAGGCACTAGTTGAAACCCTTTATGGACTCAACGTCTGGGACCGACTAAGATCCCTAGTGGATGTCCTCAAGTTCCTTACCGATCAGAGCTCTCACGTGAGCAGAACTAGAAAGAGCCACTAA